A single Deinococcus betulae DNA region contains:
- a CDS encoding phage holin family protein, translating to MGFVVRLLVNALALYLLTRVYSGVSFAPGADAVSVLIAAAVMGIVNALVRPVLLLLSLPVNVLTLGLFTLVVNGIVLWLVAAATALNVAGFGAAVVGALILTVIAWVLDAILGALGLDGVHE from the coding sequence ATGGGATTCGTGGTTCGGCTGCTCGTCAATGCCCTCGCGCTGTACCTGCTGACACGGGTGTATAGCGGCGTCAGCTTTGCGCCCGGTGCCGACGCGGTCAGCGTGCTGATTGCCGCTGCCGTGATGGGCATTGTGAACGCGTTGGTGCGCCCGGTCCTGCTGCTGCTGTCGCTGCCCGTGAATGTCCTGACGCTGGGCCTGTTCACGCTGGTGGTCAACGGGATTGTGCTGTGGCTGGTGGCCGCCGCCACCGCCCTGAATGTGGCGGGGTTTGGCGCCGCAGTCGTGGGCGCCCTGATTCTCACGGTGATTGCCTGGGTGCTGGACGCCATCCTGGGAGCCCTGGGCCTGGACGGCGTCCATGAGTAA
- the panC gene encoding pantoate--beta-alanine ligase — MSNAVSPSPQVVATAADLRAALGGGPVALVPTMGYLHDGHAALIREARRLVPGGRVAVSIFVNPMQFGPTEDLNRYPRDLERDLRVAAEAGADVIFHPTPETIYPAGFATQVSVSGVSGGLDGAARPGHFTGVATVVLKLLNLVRPEHALFGEKDWQQLAVIRRMVTDLNVPVQIHGVPTVRAESGLALSSRNSYLSAEQQERAVLLSQALRAVQAAYDGGERRTAALEAAGHAVLAQDSEAVPDYLSVVDGDMAVREIVDNSPMNRVLVAARMFGVRLIDNMPLNAQPPLAQAGRA, encoded by the coding sequence ATGAGTAACGCAGTCAGCCCCTCGCCGCAGGTGGTGGCCACGGCCGCCGACCTGCGCGCCGCTCTGGGCGGCGGCCCGGTGGCCCTGGTGCCCACGATGGGCTACCTGCATGACGGTCACGCGGCCCTGATCCGTGAGGCCCGGCGCCTGGTGCCCGGCGGCCGGGTGGCTGTCAGCATCTTCGTCAACCCCATGCAGTTTGGGCCGACCGAGGACCTGAACCGGTATCCGCGTGATCTGGAGCGCGACTTGCGCGTGGCCGCAGAAGCCGGGGCTGACGTGATCTTTCACCCCACCCCCGAGACCATCTACCCAGCGGGCTTTGCCACGCAGGTCAGTGTCTCGGGGGTCAGTGGCGGCCTGGACGGCGCCGCACGGCCGGGGCACTTTACCGGGGTGGCCACAGTCGTCCTCAAACTCCTGAACCTTGTGCGGCCGGAGCACGCCCTCTTCGGAGAAAAAGACTGGCAACAGCTGGCAGTGATCCGACGCATGGTGACAGACCTGAACGTACCAGTGCAGATTCATGGCGTCCCGACCGTCCGCGCCGAATCGGGCCTGGCCCTGAGCAGCCGCAACAGCTACCTCAGCGCCGAGCAGCAGGAACGCGCCGTCCTTCTGTCGCAGGCGCTGCGGGCGGTGCAGGCGGCCTATGACGGCGGCGAGCGGCGCACCGCCGCCCTGGAAGCCGCCGGACACGCCGTGCTGGCCCAGGATTCAGAGGCCGTGCCCGACTACCTGAGTGTCGTGGACGGTGACATGGCCGTCAGGGAAATCGTGGACAATAGTCCCATGAACCGCGTCCTCGTAGCGGCCCGGATGTTCGGGGTGCGCCTCATTGACAACATGCCCCTGAACGCCCAGCCGCCGCTGGCACAGGCAGGGCGCGCGTGA
- a CDS encoding type IV pilus twitching motility protein PilT — MTLDELLREMVTRRASDVHLQAGSPPMGRIDGQLVPFGTQPLMPPDTQLLAQALMTPDQWDDFTYRNELDLAYSVSGLGRFRCNVFRQRGAVGMVMRIVSDAIPGFEALGLPADVLRRLADHSRGLILVTGPTGSGKTTTLSSLVDHVNRTYAYNIITVEDPIEILHKNKKSIVVQREVGSDTRDFRTALKYAMRQDPDVIMIGEMRDKETVEAALSASQTGHLVLSTLHTQDAVRSVNRIIDFFPPYERDQVRLQLAESLVGIISQRLLRRADGVGRVLGLEIMLNTPLIQDYIKDEDKTPLIKDALIEDNIRGMHTFDQHLVQLYRNTLITMDEALAAATSPHEVKLMVTRAGTAY, encoded by the coding sequence GTGACCCTGGACGAACTGCTCCGCGAGATGGTGACGCGCCGGGCCTCGGACGTGCATTTGCAGGCGGGCAGTCCGCCGATGGGCCGGATTGACGGCCAGCTGGTGCCGTTTGGCACCCAGCCCCTGATGCCCCCCGACACGCAGCTGCTGGCCCAGGCCCTGATGACCCCGGACCAGTGGGATGACTTTACCTACCGCAACGAACTGGACCTGGCCTACAGCGTCTCGGGGCTGGGCCGCTTCCGCTGCAACGTGTTCCGGCAGCGCGGCGCGGTGGGCATGGTCATGCGCATTGTGTCCGACGCCATTCCGGGCTTCGAGGCGCTGGGCCTGCCCGCCGACGTGCTGCGCCGCCTGGCCGACCACTCGCGCGGGCTGATTCTGGTTACTGGCCCCACCGGCAGCGGCAAGACCACCACCCTCTCCAGTCTGGTGGACCACGTCAACCGCACCTACGCCTACAACATCATTACCGTCGAAGACCCCATCGAGATTCTGCACAAGAACAAGAAAAGCATCGTGGTGCAGCGCGAGGTCGGCAGCGATACCCGCGACTTCCGCACCGCCCTGAAGTACGCCATGCGCCAGGACCCCGACGTCATCATGATCGGCGAGATGCGTGACAAGGAAACCGTGGAAGCGGCGCTTTCGGCGTCGCAGACTGGTCACCTGGTTCTAAGCACCCTGCACACCCAGGACGCCGTGCGCAGCGTCAACCGCATCATTGACTTCTTCCCGCCCTATGAGCGCGATCAGGTGCGCCTGCAACTGGCCGAGTCGCTGGTAGGCATCATCAGCCAGCGCCTGCTGCGGCGCGCCGACGGCGTGGGGCGCGTGCTCGGGCTGGAGATCATGCTCAATACCCCCCTGATTCAGGACTACATCAAGGACGAGGACAAGACGCCCCTGATCAAGGACGCCCTGATTGAAGACAACATCCGGGGCATGCACACCTTCGACCAGCATCTGGTGCAGCTCTACCGCAACACCCTGATCACGATGGACGAGGCGCTGGCCGCCGCGACCAGCCCGCACGAGGTCAAACTGATGGTCACGCGGGCGGGCACAGCGTACTGA
- a CDS encoding ABC transporter ATP-binding protein, with translation MADVVLEHINKRYGTKHHAVKDFNLHIQDREFMVFVGPSGCGKSTTLRMIAGLEDISEGVLKIGDRVVNDVPPKDRDIAMVFQNYALYPHMNVYENMAFGLKLRKTPKAEIDKRVREAARILQIEHLLGRKPKELSGGQRQRVAMGRAIVREPKVFLMDEPLSNLDAKLRVEMRSQISQLHRRLGATIVYVTHDQVEAMTLGNRIVVMRDGVIMQVDTPMNLYDFPQNKFVAGFIGSPSMNFLSGKVQNGEFVIGDSRVASMGRLAQSLKPYEGKDVMMGIRPEHLGMVGMTDLPRGTNVLRGQVVVVEPLGAQTDLIIEVAGQNITAKVEGQANVLPGDMIELVVDQTRLHAFDPSTEMAIDRGTPAGTRGQADTPGLGYEYAPQMTASTA, from the coding sequence ATGGCAGATGTTGTTCTGGAGCACATCAACAAGCGCTACGGCACCAAGCACCACGCGGTCAAGGACTTTAACCTGCATATTCAGGACCGCGAATTTATGGTGTTCGTGGGGCCGTCCGGCTGCGGTAAGTCCACCACCCTGCGCATGATCGCGGGCCTGGAGGACATCAGCGAGGGCGTGCTGAAAATCGGCGACCGCGTGGTCAACGACGTGCCGCCCAAGGACCGCGACATCGCCATGGTCTTTCAGAATTACGCGCTGTATCCGCACATGAACGTGTACGAGAACATGGCCTTTGGCCTGAAGCTGCGCAAGACCCCCAAAGCCGAAATTGACAAGCGCGTGCGCGAGGCCGCCCGCATTCTGCAAATCGAGCATCTGCTGGGCCGCAAGCCCAAGGAGCTGTCGGGCGGTCAGCGCCAGCGCGTGGCAATGGGACGCGCCATCGTGCGTGAGCCGAAAGTGTTCCTGATGGACGAGCCGCTATCCAACCTGGACGCCAAACTGCGCGTCGAGATGCGCTCGCAGATTTCGCAGCTGCACCGCCGTCTGGGCGCCACGATCGTGTACGTGACCCACGATCAGGTGGAGGCCATGACGCTGGGTAACCGCATTGTGGTCATGCGCGACGGCGTGATTATGCAGGTGGACACGCCCATGAACCTCTACGACTTCCCGCAGAACAAGTTCGTGGCCGGCTTTATCGGCAGCCCCTCCATGAACTTCCTGTCGGGCAAGGTGCAGAACGGCGAATTTGTGATTGGCGACAGCCGCGTGGCCTCCATGGGCCGCCTAGCCCAGAGCCTCAAGCCCTACGAGGGCAAAGACGTGATGATGGGCATTCGCCCGGAACACCTGGGCATGGTAGGCATGACCGACCTGCCGCGCGGCACCAACGTCCTGCGCGGTCAGGTGGTCGTGGTGGAGCCGCTGGGCGCCCAGACGGACCTGATTATCGAGGTGGCGGGCCAGAACATCACCGCGAAGGTCGAGGGGCAGGCCAACGTGCTGCCCGGCGACATGATTGAACTGGTGGTGGACCAGACCCGCCTGCACGCCTTTGACCCCAGCACCGAAATGGCCATTGACCGGGGCACCCCGGCGGGCACGCGCGGTCAGGCCGACACCCCCGGCCTTGGCTACGAGTACGCGCCCCAGATGACCGCCAGCACTGCCTGA
- a CDS encoding ABC transporter substrate-binding protein, whose protein sequence is MKKTLLSLAALTFLASGAQARTWDAIRQSGTIKIATEGAFPPFNVLKGKELTGFEVELANELAKQMGLKVQWVTQPFDNLLIGLQQDRYDFVIASHGITPQRAKAVDFTNPHYCTGGAIVAKPGGPKTAADLVGKTVAVQVGTTYLDNVRKVQGVKEVKTFPKDTDAQAALMAGRVDAWVGDKFTGLDLVKAQKGKVVAGELLFNERIGMAVKKGNASLLKELNAALAKSLSSGSYAKISGKYFNTDVRCKN, encoded by the coding sequence ATGAAAAAGACCTTGCTGTCTCTCGCGGCCCTGACCTTCCTCGCTTCTGGTGCCCAGGCCCGCACCTGGGACGCCATCCGGCAGTCCGGCACCATTAAAATTGCCACCGAAGGCGCCTTTCCTCCCTTCAACGTCCTGAAGGGCAAGGAGCTGACCGGCTTTGAAGTCGAACTGGCCAACGAACTCGCCAAGCAGATGGGCCTGAAGGTCCAGTGGGTGACCCAGCCGTTTGACAACCTGCTGATCGGCCTGCAGCAGGACCGCTACGACTTCGTGATTGCCAGCCACGGCATCACGCCGCAGCGCGCCAAGGCCGTGGACTTTACCAACCCGCACTACTGCACGGGCGGCGCCATCGTGGCCAAGCCCGGCGGGCCCAAAACCGCCGCCGACCTGGTGGGCAAGACAGTGGCCGTGCAGGTGGGCACCACCTACCTGGACAACGTGCGTAAGGTTCAGGGCGTGAAAGAAGTCAAGACCTTCCCCAAGGACACGGACGCCCAGGCCGCGCTGATGGCGGGCCGCGTGGACGCCTGGGTGGGCGACAAGTTCACGGGGCTGGACCTCGTGAAAGCCCAGAAGGGCAAGGTCGTGGCGGGCGAGTTGCTGTTTAACGAGCGCATCGGGATGGCGGTCAAGAAAGGCAACGCCAGCCTGCTCAAAGAGCTGAACGCCGCGCTGGCCAAATCGCTGAGCAGCGGCAGCTACGCCAAGATTAGCGGCAAATACTTCAACACCGACGTGCGCTGCAAGAACTGA
- a CDS encoding amino acid ABC transporter permease, which yields MTASRPKPLGGAALVGWSVLAAAAFLLLFFVITLVLRQMPDPIGPRADLFVEGARMTLQLTLVSGLIGLGVGLIAGIQKTSSLWWVRAPANLFVWLVRGTPLLVQILFVYNALPPLLQGIGINVQLNEFWSAVIALALNVGAYNAEVIRAGILAIPRGQSEAARSLGLSSGQTMTTVVLPQALRVVVPPLVNNLVALLKDSSLASTIALLELTLAGSRVSSESFQPIPVLTTVAAVYLALTTVMTLFTDQLERRVKIASR from the coding sequence GTGACGGCCAGCCGCCCCAAACCGCTAGGTGGCGCGGCGCTGGTGGGCTGGAGTGTGCTGGCCGCCGCCGCTTTCCTGCTGCTGTTTTTCGTGATTACGCTGGTGCTGCGCCAGATGCCCGACCCCATCGGGCCGCGCGCCGACCTGTTCGTGGAAGGCGCGCGCATGACCCTGCAACTGACCCTGGTCAGCGGCCTGATTGGCCTGGGCGTGGGCCTGATTGCTGGGATTCAGAAAACCAGCAGCCTGTGGTGGGTGCGCGCGCCGGCCAACCTGTTCGTGTGGCTGGTGCGCGGCACACCGCTGCTGGTGCAGATTCTCTTTGTCTACAACGCGCTGCCGCCACTGCTTCAGGGCATCGGCATCAACGTGCAGCTCAATGAGTTCTGGTCAGCGGTCATCGCGCTGGCCCTGAATGTGGGCGCCTACAACGCCGAGGTCATTCGCGCGGGCATTCTGGCCATTCCACGCGGCCAGAGCGAGGCGGCGCGGAGCCTCGGGCTCAGCAGCGGCCAGACCATGACCACGGTGGTGCTGCCACAGGCGCTGCGGGTTGTGGTGCCGCCGCTGGTCAATAACCTCGTGGCCCTGCTCAAGGATTCCTCGCTGGCTTCCACGATTGCCCTGCTGGAACTGACCCTGGCCGGCTCCCGCGTCAGCAGCGAGAGTTTCCAGCCTATTCCAGTGCTGACCACCGTAGCCGCCGTTTACCTGGCCCTGACGACCGTCATGACCCTGTTTACCGATCAGCTGGAGAGGCGCGTCAAGATCGCTTCGAGATAA